Proteins from a genomic interval of Caulobacter sp. NIBR1757:
- the paoC gene encoding aldehyde oxidoreductase molybdenum-binding subunit PaoC, protein MKFDTPATTNPIDQLKHIGRPTPRIDGPQKTTGTAPYAYERHDRAPNAAYGHVVGATIAKGRITAIDTARARAAPGVLAVVTAQNAGKLGKGDKNTARLLAGPEVEHYHQAVAVVVAGTFEQARAAAGLVRVEYAPTKGAFDLAEAKASAEPVKDPPDSHVGDFDKAFAAAPVTLDATYTTPDQSHAMMEPHATTAAWEDGALTVWTSNQMIDWGRKDLAMTLGIPKVKVRLVSPFIGGGFGGKLFLRADVLMAALGARAAGRPVKVALQRPLMANNTTHRPATIQRIRIGAGKDGKITAIGHETWSGDLPGGGPETAAEQSKLLYAGANRLMATRLAVLDLPEGNAMRAPGEAPGLMALEIAIDEMAEKLGLDPIEFRVRNDTQVDPAKPEKPFSQRQLVECLRQGAERFGWNRRGKPGQRRDGRWLVGMGVAAAFRNNLTMKSGGRVRLQTDGRVVVETDMTDIGTGSYTIIALTAAETLGVPLKSVIVRLGDSAFPVSAGSGGQWGGNSSTAGVYAACMKLREAVTQMLGLDPAAEFIDGRVKVGNDSRPLAEAAKDGELMAEDFIEFGDLSEKYQQSTFGGHFVEVGVDAFTAEVRVRRMLAVCAAGRILNPTAARSQVIGAMTMGTGAALMEELVVDKRRGFFVNHDLAGYEVPVHADIPHQDVVFLDEVDPVSSPMKAKGVGELGICGVGAAVANAVYNATGVRVRDYPITLDKLLEGMPAVV, encoded by the coding sequence ATGAAGTTCGACACCCCCGCCACAACCAACCCTATCGATCAGCTGAAGCACATCGGCCGGCCGACGCCGCGCATCGACGGGCCTCAGAAGACCACCGGCACGGCGCCCTATGCCTACGAGCGGCACGACCGGGCCCCGAACGCCGCCTACGGCCATGTCGTGGGCGCGACCATCGCCAAGGGCCGGATCACCGCCATCGACACCGCCAGGGCCCGGGCCGCGCCGGGGGTGCTGGCCGTGGTCACGGCGCAGAACGCCGGCAAGCTGGGCAAGGGTGACAAGAACACCGCCAGGCTGCTGGCCGGGCCGGAGGTAGAACACTACCACCAGGCCGTGGCCGTGGTCGTGGCCGGGACCTTCGAACAGGCGCGGGCCGCGGCCGGGCTGGTGCGGGTCGAGTACGCGCCGACCAAGGGGGCCTTCGACCTGGCCGAGGCCAAGGCGTCGGCCGAGCCCGTCAAGGACCCGCCCGACAGCCATGTCGGCGACTTCGACAAGGCCTTCGCCGCCGCTCCGGTGACCCTGGACGCCACCTACACCACGCCCGACCAGAGCCACGCGATGATGGAGCCGCACGCCACCACCGCCGCGTGGGAGGACGGGGCTCTGACCGTCTGGACCAGCAACCAGATGATCGACTGGGGTCGCAAAGACCTGGCCATGACGCTCGGCATTCCCAAGGTGAAGGTGCGGCTGGTGTCGCCCTTCATCGGCGGCGGCTTTGGCGGCAAGCTGTTCCTGCGGGCCGATGTGCTGATGGCGGCCTTGGGCGCCAGGGCGGCGGGCCGGCCCGTCAAGGTGGCGCTGCAGCGGCCCTTGATGGCCAACAACACCACCCATCGGCCGGCCACCATCCAGCGCATCCGCATCGGCGCGGGCAAGGACGGCAAGATCACCGCCATCGGCCATGAGACCTGGTCCGGCGACCTGCCCGGCGGTGGACCGGAGACGGCGGCCGAGCAGAGCAAGTTGCTCTACGCCGGGGCGAACCGGTTGATGGCGACCCGGCTGGCCGTTCTGGACCTGCCGGAGGGCAACGCCATGCGGGCGCCGGGCGAGGCCCCGGGGCTGATGGCGCTGGAGATCGCCATCGACGAGATGGCCGAAAAGCTGGGTCTGGATCCCATCGAATTCCGGGTCCGCAACGACACCCAGGTCGATCCGGCCAAGCCGGAGAAGCCGTTCTCCCAGCGCCAGCTGGTCGAATGCCTGCGCCAGGGCGCCGAGCGGTTCGGCTGGAACAGGCGGGGCAAGCCCGGACAGCGGCGGGACGGCCGTTGGCTGGTCGGCATGGGCGTCGCCGCCGCCTTCCGCAACAACCTGACCATGAAGTCCGGGGGCCGGGTGCGGCTGCAGACCGACGGCCGGGTGGTGGTCGAGACCGACATGACCGACATCGGCACCGGCAGCTACACCATCATCGCCCTGACGGCGGCCGAAACCCTGGGCGTGCCGCTGAAGTCGGTGATCGTGCGGCTGGGGGACTCGGCGTTTCCGGTCTCGGCCGGTTCGGGCGGACAGTGGGGTGGCAACAGTTCGACGGCGGGGGTCTATGCCGCCTGCATGAAGCTGCGCGAGGCGGTGACGCAGATGCTGGGGCTCGATCCGGCGGCGGAGTTCATCGACGGGCGGGTCAAGGTCGGCAATGACAGCCGGCCGCTGGCCGAGGCGGCGAAGGACGGCGAGCTGATGGCCGAGGACTTCATCGAGTTCGGCGACCTCTCTGAAAAATACCAGCAATCGACCTTCGGCGGCCATTTCGTCGAGGTCGGGGTCGACGCCTTTACCGCCGAGGTGCGGGTGCGCCGGATGCTGGCGGTCTGCGCCGCCGGCCGCATCCTCAACCCCACCGCGGCCCGCAGCCAGGTGATCGGGGCCATGACCATGGGCACGGGCGCGGCGCTGATGGAGGAGCTGGTCGTCGACAAGCGGCGGGGCTTCTTCGTCAACCACGACCTGGCCGGCTACGAGGTTCCGGTCCATGCCGACATTCCGCACCAGGACGTGGTGTTCCTGGACGAGGTTGATCCGGTCTCCTCGCCGATGAAGGCCAAGGGGGTCGGGGAACTGGGCATCTGCGGCGTCGGGGCGGCGGTGGCCAACGCCGTCTACAACGCCACCGGCGTGCGGGTGCGGGACTATCCGATCACGCTGGACAAGTTGCTGGAGGGCATGCCGGCGGTGGTTTAG
- a CDS encoding serine hydrolase domain-containing protein, producing the protein MFRQVAAGALALVMLVAPAVARAEPDAVLLGKIDGIFNDWRLDSHVPGLVYGIVQDGKLVVVRGQGVQDTVSGRAVDPDSRFRIASMSKAFTALAILKLRDEGKLSLDAPAELYVPEMKGWTYPTRDTRRIRVRDLLNHVAGFVTDDPWGDRQQPLSEAEFTRMLKAGVPFSRSGGLAMEYSNFGYATLGRIVTNVSGKPYQQYIRETFMIPLGMASTGYDIARSPPERRAIGYRWQDDAWLREPDMGDGVFGAMGGVETTANDYAKWVAFLLSAWPPRDAADVGPVARPTVREIAEGSNFPQGAMRATAIGGAPCRAAVTYGMGWRVSDDCDLGRTLSHGGGYPGYGSHVLLLPERGIGLFVFTNRTYSGPSVPAWKAALALLAAGEAPDRAVTVSERVTAGYGLARTIFAQGTVAGQGDGLAMNFLLDRDEPHWAKELARVKAEVGACAADEPVSARTAMQGSFVWTCEHGRVGGGFLLAPTPQVRLQSLSFEVLKP; encoded by the coding sequence ATGTTCAGGCAGGTTGCGGCGGGGGCCCTGGCCCTGGTGATGCTGGTCGCGCCGGCGGTGGCGCGGGCCGAGCCGGATGCGGTTCTGCTCGGCAAGATCGACGGCATCTTCAACGACTGGCGGTTGGACAGCCATGTGCCGGGGCTGGTTTATGGGATCGTCCAGGACGGCAAGCTGGTCGTGGTCCGGGGGCAGGGGGTTCAGGACACGGTCTCCGGCCGGGCCGTCGATCCCGACAGCCGGTTCCGGATCGCCTCGATGAGCAAGGCTTTCACGGCGCTGGCCATCCTCAAGCTGCGGGACGAGGGGAAGCTGTCGCTGGACGCGCCGGCTGAGCTCTATGTGCCCGAGATGAAGGGGTGGACATATCCGACGCGGGATACCCGGCGGATCCGGGTGCGGGACCTGCTGAACCATGTGGCCGGATTCGTCACCGACGATCCCTGGGGCGACCGGCAGCAGCCGTTGAGCGAGGCAGAGTTCACGCGGATGCTGAAGGCCGGCGTGCCGTTCTCGCGGTCGGGCGGCCTGGCCATGGAGTATTCGAACTTCGGCTACGCGACCCTGGGGCGGATCGTGACGAACGTCTCGGGCAAGCCCTATCAGCAGTACATCCGCGAGACGTTCATGATCCCGCTGGGCATGGCCTCGACCGGCTACGACATCGCCCGGTCTCCGCCGGAGCGGCGGGCGATCGGCTATCGCTGGCAGGACGACGCCTGGCTGCGCGAGCCGGACATGGGCGACGGGGTGTTCGGGGCCATGGGCGGGGTCGAGACGACGGCCAACGACTATGCGAAGTGGGTGGCCTTCCTGCTGTCGGCCTGGCCGCCGCGCGATGCGGCCGACGTCGGGCCGGTGGCGCGGCCGACGGTGCGGGAGATCGCCGAAGGCTCGAACTTCCCGCAAGGGGCCATGCGGGCCACTGCCATCGGCGGCGCGCCATGCCGGGCGGCGGTCACCTATGGCATGGGCTGGCGGGTGTCTGACGACTGCGACCTGGGCCGGACCCTGAGCCATGGCGGCGGCTATCCGGGGTATGGCTCGCATGTGCTGCTGTTGCCGGAGAGGGGTATCGGCCTCTTTGTCTTCACCAACCGTACCTATTCGGGCCCCTCGGTCCCGGCCTGGAAGGCGGCGCTGGCCCTGCTGGCGGCCGGCGAAGCGCCGGATCGGGCGGTGACGGTCAGCGAGCGGGTGACGGCGGGCTATGGCCTGGCGCGGACGATCTTCGCCCAGGGCACGGTGGCGGGCCAGGGCGACGGCCTGGCGATGAATTTCCTGCTCGACCGGGACGAGCCGCACTGGGCCAAGGAGCTGGCCCGGGTGAAGGCCGAGGTCGGGGCCTGTGCGGCGGACGAGCCGGTCAGCGCGAGGACGGCGATGCAGGGCAGCTTCGTCTGGACCTGCGAACACGGGCGGGTCGGCGGCGGCTTCCTGCTGGCGCCGACGCCGCAGGTACGGCTGCAGAGCCTGTCGTTCGAGGTGCTGAAGCCTTAG
- the ilvD gene encoding dihydroxy-acid dehydratase: MPAYRSRTSTHGRNMAGARGLWRATGMKDADFGKPIIAVVNSFTQFVPGHVHLKDLGQLVAREIERAGGVAKEFNTIAVDDGIAMGHDGMLYSLPSRELIADATEYMVNAHCADAMVCISNCDKITPGMLMASLRVNIPTVFVSGGPMEAGKVILKGKEVALDLVDAMVAAADDSVSDADVATIERSACPTCGSCSGMFTANSMNCLTEALGLSLPGNGSVLATHSDRERLFLEAGHLIVDITRRYYEQNDESVLPRNVASFRAFENAMSLDIAMGGSTNTVLHLLAAAYEGGVDFTMADIDRLSRKVPCLSKVAPAKSDVHMEDVHRAGGVMAILGQLERAGLLHTDLPTVHSPSMGAALERWDISRTESETVRTFFKAAPGGVPTQTAFSQSRRWEELDLDREAGVIRGAEHAFSKDGGLAVLSGNLALDGCIVKTAGVDDSILTFSGPARVFESQDASVSAILTGKIKPGDVLVIRYEGPKGGPGMQEMLYPTSYLKSKGLGKACALITDGRFSGGTSGLSIGHVSPEAAEGGLIGLVEEGDIIDIDIPNRGISLRVPEAELETRRAAMDARGWQPAVKRERKVSTALRAYAAFTTSAAKGAVRVVP, encoded by the coding sequence ATGCCCGCCTATCGCTCGCGCACCTCCACGCATGGCCGCAACATGGCCGGCGCCCGCGGGCTCTGGCGCGCCACCGGCATGAAGGACGCCGACTTCGGCAAGCCGATCATCGCCGTGGTCAACAGCTTCACCCAGTTCGTGCCGGGCCACGTCCACCTGAAGGACCTCGGCCAGCTGGTCGCCCGCGAGATCGAACGGGCCGGCGGCGTGGCCAAGGAGTTCAACACCATCGCCGTCGACGACGGCATCGCCATGGGCCACGACGGCATGCTCTACAGCCTGCCCTCGCGCGAACTGATCGCCGACGCGACCGAATACATGGTCAACGCCCATTGCGCCGACGCCATGGTCTGCATCTCCAACTGCGACAAGATCACCCCCGGCATGCTGATGGCCTCCCTGCGGGTCAACATCCCGACGGTCTTCGTCTCCGGCGGCCCGATGGAGGCCGGCAAGGTCATCCTCAAGGGCAAGGAAGTCGCCCTCGACCTGGTCGACGCCATGGTCGCCGCCGCCGACGACTCGGTCAGCGACGCCGACGTCGCCACCATCGAACGCTCCGCCTGCCCGACCTGCGGGTCCTGCTCCGGCATGTTCACCGCCAACTCGATGAACTGCCTGACCGAGGCGCTCGGCCTCTCCCTGCCCGGCAACGGCTCGGTTCTGGCCACCCATTCGGACCGTGAGCGCCTGTTCCTCGAGGCCGGCCACCTGATCGTCGACATCACCCGCCGCTACTACGAGCAGAACGACGAGAGCGTTCTGCCGCGCAACGTCGCCAGCTTCCGAGCCTTTGAAAACGCCATGAGCCTCGACATCGCCATGGGCGGCTCGACCAACACCGTGCTGCACCTGCTGGCGGCCGCCTACGAGGGCGGCGTCGACTTCACCATGGCCGACATCGACCGGCTGTCGCGGAAAGTCCCCTGCCTCTCCAAGGTCGCCCCGGCCAAGTCCGACGTCCACATGGAGGACGTCCACCGCGCCGGCGGCGTCATGGCCATCCTCGGCCAGCTGGAACGCGCCGGCCTGCTGCACACCGACCTGCCGACCGTCCACAGTCCCTCGATGGGCGCGGCGCTCGAGCGCTGGGACATCTCCCGCACAGAGAGCGAGACGGTCCGCACCTTCTTCAAGGCCGCCCCCGGCGGCGTCCCGACCCAGACCGCCTTCAGCCAGTCGCGCCGCTGGGAAGAGCTCGACCTCGACCGTGAGGCCGGCGTCATCCGCGGCGCCGAACACGCCTTCAGCAAGGACGGCGGCCTGGCCGTGCTCAGTGGCAACCTGGCGCTCGACGGCTGCATCGTGAAGACCGCCGGCGTCGACGACAGCATCCTGACCTTCTCCGGCCCCGCCCGCGTCTTCGAAAGCCAGGACGCCTCGGTCAGCGCCATCCTGACCGGCAAGATCAAGCCCGGCGACGTGCTGGTCATCCGCTACGAGGGCCCCAAGGGCGGCCCCGGCATGCAGGAGATGCTGTACCCGACCAGCTACCTGAAATCGAAAGGCCTCGGCAAAGCCTGCGCCCTGATCACCGACGGCCGCTTCAGTGGCGGCACCTCGGGCCTGTCGATCGGCCACGTCTCGCCGGAAGCGGCCGAGGGCGGCCTCATCGGCCTGGTCGAGGAAGGCGACATCATCGACATCGACATCCCGAACCGCGGCATCAGCCTGCGGGTGCCGGAGGCCGAGCTCGAAACCCGCCGCGCCGCCATGGACGCCAGGGGCTGGCAGCCGGCCGTCAAGCGCGAGCGGAAGGTCTCGACGGCGCTGAGGGCCTATGCGGCGTTCACGACGAGCGCGGCCAAGGGCGCGGTGCGGGTGGTGCCGTAA
- a CDS encoding DMT family transporter, with amino-acid sequence MTAAALALVVLAAVIHASWNFMIKRAAEAGPAFIAVTNVIICVAYAPWAIWQMAQEGMVWSWTVLGCLLLSSAINLAYTLTLQRGYRVAELSVVYPVARGTGPMLAALAAVLLLGETPTLFRGLGLLAVVAGIVLISTDGRVEVFGRPGGKAGLGWGLATGALIAAYSVVDAYGVKALEIAPVMLVWVGNALRFPMLAPVVLANPRGAWARMQGHWRMALGVGLLSPLSYILVLAALDMGAPLGVVAPMREMSMMVAALLGVLILRERVGPVRLAGCAAMIAGVVMLGARGG; translated from the coding sequence ATGACGGCGGCGGCCTTGGCGCTGGTGGTGCTGGCGGCCGTCATTCACGCGAGCTGGAACTTCATGATCAAGCGGGCGGCGGAGGCCGGCCCGGCCTTCATCGCCGTGACCAACGTAATCATCTGTGTCGCCTATGCGCCCTGGGCGATCTGGCAGATGGCGCAGGAAGGGATGGTGTGGAGTTGGACAGTGCTGGGCTGTCTGCTGCTCAGCTCGGCGATCAACCTGGCCTACACCCTGACCCTGCAGCGGGGGTACCGCGTGGCCGAGCTGTCGGTGGTCTATCCGGTGGCGCGGGGGACGGGGCCGATGCTGGCGGCGCTGGCCGCCGTGCTGCTGCTGGGCGAGACGCCGACCCTGTTCAGGGGTCTTGGCCTGCTGGCGGTGGTGGCCGGCATCGTGCTGATCTCCACGGACGGAAGGGTGGAGGTGTTTGGCAGGCCGGGCGGCAAGGCGGGGCTGGGCTGGGGTCTGGCGACCGGGGCCTTGATCGCTGCCTATTCGGTGGTCGACGCCTATGGCGTGAAGGCGCTGGAGATCGCGCCGGTGATGCTGGTCTGGGTCGGCAATGCGCTGCGGTTTCCGATGCTGGCGCCGGTGGTGCTGGCCAACCCGCGAGGGGCCTGGGCGCGGATGCAGGGGCATTGGCGGATGGCGCTGGGCGTCGGGCTGCTGTCGCCACTGTCCTACATCCTGGTGCTGGCGGCGCTCGACATGGGGGCGCCGCTGGGCGTGGTGGCGCCGATGCGGGAGATGTCGATGATGGTCGCCGCCCTGCTGGGGGTGCTGATCCTCAGGGAGCGGGTCGGGCCGGTGCGGCTGGCCGGGTGTGCGGCGATGATCGCCGGGGTGGTGATGCTGGGCGCCCGGGGCGGATAG
- a CDS encoding class I SAM-dependent methyltransferase, translating to MAHDAAEKVDFLKAFSDPEAVVRYTDGPRRFLPGLDGLHRMTGILLAEAAPADARVLVLGAGGGLELKALAQAQPGWSFVGVDPAGAMLRLAEQTLGEDVGRAQLVEGYIDDAPEGPFDAAVCLLTLHFLDATERERTVREIHRRLKPGAPFVAAHSSFPQDPAERSLWLDRYAAFAIASGVDPAQAMGARAAVAESLGLYDPEEDEAILRRGGFSQVQMFFAAFTWRGWVARA from the coding sequence ATGGCGCATGACGCAGCCGAGAAAGTCGATTTCCTGAAGGCCTTCTCCGATCCGGAGGCCGTCGTCCGCTATACGGACGGGCCGCGCCGGTTCTTGCCGGGGCTGGACGGACTGCACCGGATGACCGGCATCCTGCTGGCCGAGGCCGCGCCGGCCGACGCCCGGGTGCTGGTGCTGGGGGCCGGCGGCGGGCTGGAGCTGAAGGCCCTGGCGCAGGCGCAGCCGGGCTGGAGCTTCGTCGGGGTCGATCCGGCCGGGGCGATGCTGCGGCTGGCCGAGCAGACCCTGGGCGAGGACGTCGGGCGGGCGCAGCTGGTCGAGGGCTATATCGACGACGCGCCGGAGGGGCCGTTCGACGCGGCGGTCTGCCTGCTGACCCTGCATTTTCTCGATGCGACCGAGCGGGAGCGGACGGTGCGAGAAATCCACCGACGGCTGAAGCCCGGCGCGCCGTTCGTGGCGGCGCACAGCAGCTTTCCGCAGGACCCGGCCGAGCGGTCGCTCTGGCTTGACCGCTACGCCGCCTTCGCCATCGCCTCCGGCGTCGATCCGGCCCAGGCCATGGGGGCCCGGGCGGCTGTGGCGGAAAGCCTCGGCCTGTACGACCCGGAGGAGGACGAGGCCATCCTGCGCCGCGGCGGGTTCTCGCAGGTGCAGATGTTCTTCGCCGCCTTCACCTGGCGGGGCTGGGTGGCGCGGGCGTGA
- a CDS encoding DUF5908 family protein, with amino-acid sequence MAMEIREVAIHLAIGPSVAPGGAPTPEPAAGAGGLTPAQHEAIVSACVAQVLQHLRQIEAR; translated from the coding sequence ATGGCTATGGAAATCCGTGAGGTCGCCATTCACCTGGCGATCGGCCCGTCGGTCGCGCCAGGCGGGGCGCCCACGCCGGAACCCGCCGCCGGCGCCGGCGGACTGACGCCGGCCCAGCACGAGGCCATCGTCAGCGCCTGCGTCGCGCAGGTGCTGCAGCACCTCCGCCAGATCGAGGCGCGCTAG
- a CDS encoding Rrf2 family transcriptional regulator, which translates to MNRDSRLSGVLHVLLHMAEHDGPVTSEVLARAMQTNPVVIRRTMAGLKAQGYVRSEKGHGGGWRLDCDLNAVTLGDVYAALGSPSLFAIGNRNETPDCLVEQAVNAALDEALAEAEAVLLASLGGVTLAALSADFHQRLARRAPHLTGANHGA; encoded by the coding sequence ATGAACCGGGACAGCCGATTGTCGGGCGTGCTTCACGTCCTTCTGCACATGGCCGAGCATGACGGGCCGGTGACCTCCGAGGTGCTGGCGCGGGCCATGCAGACCAATCCGGTGGTTATCCGGCGGACGATGGCCGGGCTGAAGGCGCAGGGCTATGTGCGGTCGGAGAAGGGCCATGGCGGCGGCTGGCGGCTGGACTGCGACCTGAACGCCGTCACCCTGGGCGATGTCTATGCGGCGCTGGGCAGCCCGTCGCTGTTCGCCATCGGCAACCGCAACGAGACGCCTGACTGCCTGGTCGAGCAGGCGGTCAACGCCGCGCTGGACGAGGCGCTGGCCGAGGCCGAGGCGGTGCTGCTGGCCTCGCTGGGCGGGGTCACCCTGGCGGCGCTGAGCGCCGATTTCCATCAACGCCTGGCGCGCCGGGCGCCGCATCTAACGGGAGCCAACCATGGCGCATGA
- a CDS encoding contractile injection system tape measure protein yields MPPSPVEQANGIATAAITLAGRPIDPRFDLVSLEIWQAAGLPARARLTFHDGDPAVPTFALSEGADLAPGVEVGLSLGYGAVLTPLFTGVIQGQGLRGDASGPSLLVIEAVDQGGTAKTDGATGGPPVLSLVWGQSILDLNLDLEAGVQGTVRFQGSALPRPGCTVELQGLGGRFNGDALVTGVHQRLLEGLWTTEVTVERAAPHRVGRLVIEAALGDGAAAEEMRQRLERMAGAALPAALEQAFDDLGLGAAVVKLDRLDLALGTVRPEHLEEDLLAALGRALPAALRQALAGRQAP; encoded by the coding sequence GTGCCGCCGTCTCCGGTCGAGCAAGCCAACGGGATCGCGACCGCCGCCATCACCCTGGCCGGCCGACCGATCGACCCGCGCTTCGATCTGGTCTCTCTGGAAATCTGGCAGGCGGCCGGCCTGCCGGCGAGGGCGCGGCTGACGTTCCACGACGGCGATCCCGCCGTGCCGACGTTCGCGCTCAGTGAGGGCGCCGATCTCGCCCCAGGGGTGGAGGTGGGCCTGTCGCTCGGCTATGGCGCGGTCCTCACCCCGCTGTTCACGGGGGTCATTCAGGGCCAGGGCCTGCGCGGCGATGCCAGCGGGCCGAGCCTGCTGGTCATCGAGGCGGTGGATCAGGGCGGCACGGCGAAGACGGACGGGGCGACCGGCGGGCCGCCGGTCCTGAGTCTGGTCTGGGGCCAGTCGATCCTCGACCTCAATCTGGATCTGGAGGCCGGCGTCCAGGGCACGGTCAGGTTCCAGGGAAGCGCCCTGCCACGGCCGGGCTGCACGGTCGAGCTGCAGGGGCTGGGCGGCCGATTCAACGGCGACGCCCTGGTGACCGGAGTGCATCAGCGCCTGTTGGAGGGGCTGTGGACCACCGAGGTGACGGTCGAGCGGGCGGCCCCGCACAGGGTCGGTCGGCTGGTCATCGAGGCGGCGCTGGGCGATGGCGCGGCGGCGGAGGAAATGCGCCAACGCCTCGAACGGATGGCCGGCGCGGCTTTGCCGGCCGCGCTCGAACAGGCCTTCGATGACCTTGGCCTGGGCGCCGCCGTGGTCAAGCTGGACCGGCTCGACCTGGCGCTGGGGACGGTGAGGCCGGAGCATCTGGAGGAAGACCTGCTGGCGGCGCTGGGCCGGGCGCTGCCGGCGGCGCTGAGGCAGGCCCTGGCGGGGCGTCAGGCGCCGTAG